The following are from one region of the Cloacibacterium normanense genome:
- the tamL gene encoding translocation and assembly module lipoprotein TamL, with product MSSKHFFKYFQKYHIFLSFAILVWFLYACNSTKKVPNGEYLLTKNNFEYVDRKDFDEEIPNFVSQKPNKKDLYLFPTRLWIYNMANAKYDSILNEYQTFPRQMRNQKLRDSLYVKYNHPELKGNSLFWNRVWHSLGKPPIILEQGKTETSANSIKKFLVYKGFWDAHVDFSHKLDSAAKKAQANYKITYKDPTYINGYYYNIPYENIRNIYEQKITESKVKSGAILDQEKLEDEVKRITELMQEKGYYSFNRDGGEIYFTADTLQSRKQVPLTMDILKDTLKTPYKQYTIGNVEIQYLEKLTDTANVDVKEYENAIIKRIDDQYKVKALWRPITLKKGEIYNQKNLDLTKRNFLALNNFSIASYKASPDKYSNPNDTIINVKYKLIPLPKYNFKTALDLHYSQILNLGFSPSAELTARNIFGGAENFTGSVSGTFGTVFDEKNPNALFNASEYSLQFGLNFPRLLLPFNTEKFVPNKYSPVSTVNLGASVQNNIGMDRINVNAGLNYFITVNEVISHRLSVFNTQFSFTRNKDKYYDLFKTEGDIKDGIFNLYDIYNPGAINLDTEAKSRLLLNDTGFANSLSPTGLDLLLNFRQSTIKKDRLTQDVLINSLAYNYIYNEIGKKGYQNPFFLDAKVELAGNLLSIFSKNNTDSGVLTNSKTIFGIPISQFVKFDIDARKYFTFKNKSQFIVRQFIGVGIPYGNSSNMPFIRSYFNGGSNDIRAWIAFGGLGPADTQIDQKVRAYMMDNVKLTTNIEYRYPFNEMFEGAVFADAGNIWSTKDSGIGDEFKFNKFISQMGLGSGFGLRMHVAYITVRIDLAYKLHDPNQPKGERWVFDKIKPFKPTFNFSIGYPF from the coding sequence ATGAGCAGTAAGCATTTTTTTAAATATTTTCAAAAATACCACATATTTTTATCTTTTGCAATCCTGGTTTGGTTTCTTTACGCTTGTAACAGTACCAAGAAAGTTCCGAATGGTGAGTATTTATTGACCAAAAATAATTTTGAATATGTAGACCGAAAAGATTTCGATGAAGAAATCCCGAATTTTGTCAGTCAAAAACCCAATAAAAAAGACCTCTATTTGTTCCCTACTCGTTTATGGATTTATAACATGGCGAATGCGAAATATGACAGCATTCTAAACGAGTATCAAACGTTTCCGAGACAAATGAGAAATCAAAAACTCAGAGATTCTCTTTATGTGAAATACAATCATCCAGAATTGAAGGGCAATAGTTTGTTTTGGAACAGAGTTTGGCATTCTTTAGGAAAACCACCTATTATTTTAGAGCAAGGAAAAACCGAAACCAGTGCCAATTCTATTAAAAAATTCTTGGTGTATAAAGGATTCTGGGACGCTCATGTCGATTTTTCTCATAAACTAGATTCTGCAGCAAAAAAAGCACAAGCCAATTACAAAATCACGTACAAAGATCCTACTTATATCAACGGATATTACTACAATATTCCCTACGAAAACATCCGAAATATTTACGAACAAAAAATTACAGAATCTAAAGTAAAATCTGGAGCTATTCTAGACCAAGAAAAATTAGAAGACGAGGTCAAAAGAATTACCGAACTCATGCAAGAAAAAGGTTATTATAGCTTCAATAGAGATGGTGGAGAAATTTATTTTACGGCAGACACTTTGCAAAGCAGAAAGCAAGTTCCACTCACCATGGATATTTTGAAAGACACGCTAAAAACACCTTATAAACAGTATACTATAGGTAACGTAGAAATTCAATATTTAGAAAAACTTACCGACACTGCCAATGTAGACGTAAAAGAATACGAAAATGCCATCATCAAAAGAATAGATGACCAATACAAGGTTAAAGCACTTTGGAGACCTATTACGCTTAAAAAAGGTGAAATTTACAACCAAAAAAATCTAGACCTTACCAAAAGAAATTTCCTAGCGCTTAATAATTTCAGCATTGCCAGTTATAAAGCTTCTCCAGACAAATACAGCAATCCGAATGATACAATTATCAATGTAAAATACAAACTCATTCCGTTACCGAAATACAATTTTAAAACGGCGCTCGATTTACATTATTCTCAAATTTTGAATCTTGGCTTTTCGCCATCAGCAGAATTAACGGCGAGAAATATTTTTGGTGGCGCCGAAAACTTTACGGGAAGTGTTTCTGGAACTTTTGGTACCGTTTTCGATGAAAAAAATCCTAATGCGTTGTTTAACGCTTCTGAATATTCCCTTCAATTTGGGTTGAATTTCCCAAGATTGCTCTTGCCTTTTAACACCGAAAAATTCGTCCCAAACAAATATTCGCCTGTTTCTACAGTGAATTTAGGTGCTTCTGTACAGAATAATATTGGAATGGACAGAATCAACGTGAACGCTGGATTGAATTATTTTATCACGGTGAATGAAGTGATTTCTCATCGATTATCTGTTTTTAACACTCAGTTTTCATTTACTCGAAATAAGGATAAATATTATGATTTATTCAAAACGGAAGGAGATATTAAAGACGGAATTTTTAATCTCTATGATATCTATAATCCAGGTGCTATTAATTTAGACACTGAAGCCAAATCTAGATTATTGCTTAATGATACAGGTTTTGCGAATAGTCTTTCGCCAACTGGTTTAGATTTATTGCTCAATTTCAGACAGTCTACCATTAAAAAAGACCGATTAACTCAAGACGTTCTCATCAATTCTTTGGCTTACAATTATATCTATAATGAAATCGGGAAAAAAGGCTATCAAAACCCATTCTTTTTGGATGCTAAAGTAGAATTGGCTGGGAATTTATTGAGTATTTTCAGTAAAAACAATACGGATTCTGGGGTTTTAACGAATAGCAAAACCATTTTCGGCATTCCGATTTCTCAGTTTGTGAAATTCGATATTGATGCGAGAAAATATTTCACTTTCAAAAACAAATCACAGTTTATTGTAAGACAATTTATTGGTGTAGGGATTCCTTATGGAAATTCTAGCAACATGCCATTTATCCGTTCGTATTTCAATGGCGGAAGTAATGACATCAGAGCTTGGATTGCTTTTGGAGGATTAGGTCCTGCCGATACACAAATCGACCAAAAAGTGAGAGCTTATATGATGGATAACGTAAAATTGACCACCAACATAGAATACAGATATCCATTTAATGAAATGTTTGAAGGAGCCGTTTTTGCAGATGCTGGAAACATTTGGAGCACCAAAGATTCAGGAATTGGCGATGAATTTAAGTTCAATAAATTTATTTCTCAAATGGGATTGGGTTCTGGTTTCGGTCTGAGAATGCATGTAGCCTACATTACCGTAAGAATAGATTTAGCCTACAAATTACACGACCCAAATCAGCCAAAAGGCGAAAGATGGGTATTTGACAAAATAAAACCATTTAAGCCAACTTTCAACTTCTCGATTGGTTATCCTTTCTAA
- a CDS encoding TrmH family RNA methyltransferase, with the protein MLTAHKIKVFQSLDKKKFRQKYNLFLVEGNKIIQELKHSSYKIQEIFSIQPEDLSFPETEIHPITERELKKISFLQTPKDSVAVVELPSPEMLEQQKIQIILDGIQDPGNLGTIIRLADWFGIEQVICSQDTVDVYNPKVIQSTKGSFARINVVYTDLTEYLAKTDAVNIGTDMVGENIYHFDFPEKFNLILGNEGNGMRPEVEKLVSQNITIPRFGQKQSTESLNVSMATGIILGQIFSKI; encoded by the coding sequence ATGCTTACTGCTCATAAAATAAAAGTTTTTCAGTCTCTGGACAAAAAGAAGTTCAGACAAAAATACAATTTGTTTTTGGTTGAAGGTAACAAAATAATCCAAGAGTTGAAACATTCTTCTTACAAAATTCAAGAAATTTTTTCTATTCAACCCGAAGATTTATCCTTTCCCGAAACAGAAATTCATCCTATTACAGAACGTGAACTGAAGAAAATTAGTTTTCTGCAAACACCAAAAGATTCTGTAGCGGTAGTAGAATTGCCTTCTCCTGAAATGCTAGAGCAACAGAAAATACAGATTATTTTAGACGGAATTCAAGACCCGGGAAATCTGGGAACCATCATCAGATTGGCAGATTGGTTCGGAATTGAGCAGGTGATTTGCAGTCAAGACACTGTAGATGTGTACAATCCAAAAGTGATTCAGTCGACCAAAGGTTCTTTTGCTAGAATCAATGTGGTATATACCGATTTAACAGAATATTTGGCGAAAACAGACGCAGTAAATATCGGTACAGACATGGTGGGCGAAAATATTTATCACTTTGATTTTCCTGAGAAATTCAATCTTATATTAGGCAATGAAGGAAACGGAATGCGACCAGAAGTTGAAAAATTGGTTTCCCAAAACATTACCATTCCACGATTCGGACAAAAACAATCTACCGAAAGCCTCAATGTTTCGATGGCGACAGGAATCATTCTAGGGCAGATTTTTTCTAAAATTTAG
- a CDS encoding diacylglycerol/lipid kinase family protein gives MPKIAFFINPTIRHFKKIEIDIQHHFLNQDYQFFISEYSGHFLTLPKRAVEEGFTHFIAVGGDGTLNEIVNGLIEAFRTENGYDWERISQIKIGILPSGSGNDFIKNLGYTTIDELQSLIAKDSSALVDVGFAEFLNREKQKAERFFINVSDVGIGGEVVISKERLPLVFPGDVNYFIAIISTFLMYKKKTIKVTAKDFTWQGKVLNYVVANAKYFGNAIGIAPHAEISDGEFAITNVGDISLLDYFKNIGTAKKCKKINHPQVSYTSAQEVFIENADGLALTIDMDGEFIGYAPVKFTCLQEKLRFLK, from the coding sequence ATGCCAAAAATCGCCTTTTTCATCAATCCTACGATTAGGCATTTCAAGAAAATTGAAATCGACATTCAGCATCATTTTCTCAATCAAGACTATCAGTTTTTTATTTCAGAATATTCTGGGCATTTTTTAACCTTGCCAAAAAGAGCGGTGGAAGAAGGTTTTACCCATTTTATAGCAGTAGGTGGAGATGGAACACTGAATGAGATTGTGAATGGCTTAATAGAAGCGTTTCGTACAGAAAATGGCTATGATTGGGAAAGGATTTCTCAGATAAAAATTGGAATTTTACCATCAGGAAGTGGTAACGATTTTATCAAAAATCTAGGTTATACAACCATTGACGAATTGCAATCGCTTATTGCAAAAGATTCCTCTGCGCTTGTAGATGTGGGTTTTGCGGAATTTTTGAACCGAGAAAAACAAAAAGCAGAACGTTTTTTCATCAATGTTTCAGATGTAGGAATTGGGGGAGAAGTAGTCATCAGTAAAGAAAGATTGCCTTTGGTTTTTCCGGGCGATGTGAATTATTTCATCGCCATTATTTCTACTTTTTTAATGTACAAAAAGAAGACCATCAAGGTCACCGCCAAAGATTTTACGTGGCAAGGAAAAGTGCTGAATTATGTAGTAGCCAATGCCAAATATTTTGGGAATGCTATAGGAATTGCGCCTCATGCAGAGATTTCTGATGGCGAATTTGCTATTACCAATGTGGGAGACATCAGCTTGTTAGATTACTTCAAAAATATTGGAACGGCTAAAAAATGCAAAAAAATCAATCATCCACAAGTTTCTTATACTTCGGCTCAGGAAGTTTTCATTGAAAATGCAGATGGTCTAGCTTTAACCATTGATATGGACGGAGAATTCATCGGTTATGCACCGGTAAAATTCACTTGTCTCCAAGAAAAACTGCGTTTTTTGAAGTAA
- a CDS encoding mechanosensitive ion channel family protein: protein MEKEFVDFSSTIQHSWENFLGQLPAILLAILVFIAGIFAIKLFSKVVTKFIDEKSKDSIVTDFLVNIVSFILTIFLIIVCLGILGYGNITDKILAGTALTTFIVGFALKDIGENFLAGILMAFRRPFRIGDLIEVQGMRGRVKKMSLRETNIKTLDGKDVFIPNSIILKNPLENFTYNQLLRSEFFINVDYSEDLEKVMKDILYIINSFEEVEKNPHASVYVQEIDGEKIKLRGAYWFKTTDVNAPGNSLKSEILFKVIHYIKKQDIKIEENSPNPDDERKTVKE from the coding sequence ATGGAAAAGGAATTTGTAGATTTCAGCAGTACAATACAACATTCATGGGAAAATTTCCTTGGTCAATTGCCTGCAATTTTGTTGGCAATTTTGGTTTTTATTGCGGGAATTTTCGCCATTAAACTATTTTCAAAAGTTGTTACTAAATTCATAGACGAAAAATCAAAAGATTCTATCGTAACAGATTTCTTGGTGAATATCGTTTCTTTTATCCTTACCATCTTTCTGATTATTGTTTGTTTGGGGATTTTGGGCTACGGAAACATTACCGATAAAATTCTGGCAGGAACTGCGCTCACCACTTTTATTGTAGGTTTTGCCTTAAAAGATATTGGCGAAAATTTCTTGGCAGGTATTCTTATGGCGTTTAGAAGACCTTTTAGAATAGGCGATTTAATCGAAGTACAAGGCATGAGAGGCAGAGTTAAAAAAATGTCGCTCAGAGAAACCAATATTAAAACTCTTGACGGAAAAGATGTTTTCATTCCCAATTCTATTATTCTTAAAAATCCACTTGAAAATTTCACGTACAACCAACTTTTGAGAAGTGAATTCTTCATTAATGTAGATTATTCCGAAGATTTAGAAAAAGTGATGAAGGATATTTTGTACATCATCAATTCGTTTGAAGAAGTAGAGAAAAATCCTCATGCAAGTGTTTATGTACAGGAAATAGATGGCGAAAAAATAAAATTGCGTGGTGCTTATTGGTTCAAAACGACTGATGTAAACGCGCCCGGAAACAGTTTAAAATCTGAAATTTTGTTCAAAGTTATTCATTACATCAAAAAACAAGATATTAAAATCGAGGAAAATTCCCCCAATCCTGATGATGAACGAAAAACAGTAAAAGAATAA
- a CDS encoding phage holin family protein, giving the protein MIDLIKDYAEKKIELVKLDATEKSLKIIGVSVPVMIISVLAIFFIFLLNVSLGLFLGNWLHNFAYGFLILAGFYLLLILLVFLMRNYIKKIITNKAIEMLFND; this is encoded by the coding sequence ATGATAGACCTCATCAAAGATTACGCAGAAAAAAAAATAGAACTCGTAAAGCTAGATGCTACCGAGAAATCTCTTAAAATTATTGGAGTTTCAGTACCTGTAATGATTATCTCTGTTCTTGCCATTTTCTTTATCTTTTTGTTAAACGTGAGTTTAGGTTTATTCTTAGGAAATTGGCTCCACAACTTTGCTTATGGCTTCCTCATTCTTGCAGGATTCTATTTATTGCTCATTTTATTGGTCTTTTTAATGAGAAATTACATTAAAAAAATCATTACCAACAAGGCCATAGAAATGCTGTTTAACGATTAA
- a CDS encoding YtxH domain-containing protein produces the protein MGKGKNTAGIIAGLLAGAAVGVVLGMLYAPEEGKETRKKLKAKANDLKDQALDEYDKVSEKVKSEYGNLSDKAKENLDKVVSSVKDSYEKYKHTAANKASGVVKEVETELDALK, from the coding sequence ATGGGAAAAGGTAAAAATACAGCAGGAATTATTGCAGGACTTTTAGCAGGTGCTGCAGTAGGTGTAGTTCTAGGAATGCTTTACGCTCCAGAAGAAGGTAAAGAAACCAGAAAAAAACTAAAAGCTAAAGCGAATGATTTGAAAGATCAAGCTTTAGACGAATACGATAAAGTATCTGAAAAAGTAAAGTCGGAATACGGAAATCTATCTGACAAGGCAAAAGAAAATTTAGATAAAGTAGTTTCTAGCGTAAAAGATAGCTACGAAAAATACAAACATACCGCAGCCAATAAAGCTTCGGGAGTAGTAAAAGAAGTAGAAACAGAGCTAGATGCTTTAAAATAA
- the cmk gene encoding (d)CMP kinase — MNKKPVIAIDGFSSTGKSSISKKIAKKLDLIHIDTGALYRGITFFALENCLNDSQEIDIKSLFEKFDQIHLEFILNNGVLELFLNGKNIDKEIREPRVSDHVSLVAKQAEVRAFLLDFQRNLAQKGGVIMDGRDIGTVILPNADYKFFITASPEERAKRRHLELQHSGVDISREEVYENLKTRDKIDSERAVAPLKKADDAILIDNTLLNKEETIALILSHISK; from the coding sequence ATGAACAAAAAACCAGTTATTGCTATTGACGGATTTTCATCTACCGGAAAAAGTTCTATTTCTAAAAAAATAGCAAAAAAATTAGATCTTATTCACATAGATACAGGTGCACTCTATCGCGGAATTACTTTCTTTGCATTAGAAAACTGCCTTAATGACAGCCAAGAAATAGACATAAAGTCACTCTTTGAAAAATTTGACCAAATTCATTTGGAATTTATTTTAAATAATGGCGTTTTAGAGCTTTTCCTCAATGGCAAAAACATTGATAAAGAAATTCGTGAACCTAGAGTTTCTGACCATGTAAGCCTCGTTGCAAAACAGGCAGAAGTGAGAGCTTTTTTACTTGATTTTCAACGAAATTTAGCTCAAAAAGGTGGTGTAATTATGGACGGAAGAGACATAGGAACCGTTATTTTGCCTAATGCAGATTATAAATTTTTCATCACCGCCAGTCCAGAAGAAAGAGCCAAAAGAAGACATCTAGAACTGCAACATTCTGGCGTAGATATTTCTAGAGAAGAAGTTTACGAAAACCTAAAAACCAGAGATAAAATCGATAGCGAAAGAGCGGTAGCTCCACTAAAAAAAGCAGATGACGCCATCTTGATAGACAATACTTTACTGAACAAAGAAGAAACCATAGCATTGATTCTATCACATATTTCGAAATAA
- a CDS encoding type II toxin-antitoxin system RelE/ParE family toxin, with protein sequence MAKYFFTNKAVEDLSKIYEYTFEFWSENQADQYYNEIIHYCEMISENPNIGKKYPEIDSEIFGFLAHKHIIFYRILNLQEIEIERILGAEMDLKNRLKD encoded by the coding sequence ATGGCTAAATATTTCTTTACGAATAAGGCAGTAGAAGATCTTTCTAAAATTTATGAATATACTTTTGAATTTTGGTCTGAAAATCAAGCTGACCAATATTACAACGAAATCATTCATTATTGTGAGATGATTTCTGAAAACCCGAATATTGGAAAGAAATACCCAGAAATTGATTCAGAAATATTTGGATTTTTAGCTCATAAACATATTATTTTCTATCGTATTCTGAACCTTCAAGAAATTGAAATCGAGAGAATTCTGGGAGCTGAAATGGATTTGAAAAATAGATTAAAAGATTAG
- a CDS encoding type II toxin-antitoxin system ParD family antitoxin has product MGRNTSVSLGNYFEEFVDSKVAQGRYKNASEVIRAGLRLLEEEEHKVQILKDAIREGIESGIAKDFNPKTHLESLKAKMKNNG; this is encoded by the coding sequence ATGGGACGTAACACCTCTGTTTCTTTGGGAAATTATTTTGAGGAATTTGTTGACTCAAAAGTTGCTCAAGGAAGATATAAAAACGCAAGCGAAGTCATTCGTGCTGGATTAAGATTATTAGAAGAAGAAGAACATAAAGTTCAAATTCTTAAAGATGCAATTCGTGAAGGAATTGAAAGCGGAATTGCAAAAGATTTTAATCCTAAAACTCATTTAGAATCACTTAAAGCCAAAATGAAAAATAATGGCTAA
- a CDS encoding DUF4365 domain-containing protein translates to MNHFRTERKAIYDTAKFFTEFGWIFREQPVVDLGVDAIVETPMDENGKVNIFGLQIKGGESNFQRKRNFLTFYFSERHYHYWNAIIENYPLLIILQESSSDKIYWQEYNNKFITKTTKNWKLDIPLENILNEESKGIIANTLFNFQNNERLNITNLPSLKKSHDELTINYSKSHEKADSIHINICYGKNTIELNLFYKPKKNEWDEEESFLNWESQYYYSLLEFKRYIHSRFEKMNKSARSFDKLVTEVKSIVNNNIENVQEFIFDYRNSGNDVPNYSAFLKAFELHSNLSRKQYEAQALDHIIYIKTKEGAFEISCYQSLTEYLKYYIENNSYNEIYTETDEYIWSEIYVDAGIKKSKFIPVMQNELEEYWRSLYKRIKEEIGRTNHLDESKDKSWRMFKTFINLYDESESIIELAYDFDEMVLYPIAVISMMKIFNAHVCYLEYCELEFDAGKEWESISLDDEDCNAPIFHIRSSVI, encoded by the coding sequence TTGAATCATTTTAGAACCGAAAGAAAAGCCATATACGATACAGCGAAATTTTTCACCGAATTTGGTTGGATTTTTCGAGAACAACCCGTAGTTGATTTAGGAGTTGATGCAATTGTAGAAACACCAATGGACGAAAATGGTAAAGTAAATATTTTCGGATTACAAATCAAAGGTGGAGAAAGCAATTTCCAACGGAAGAGAAACTTCTTGACATTTTATTTTTCAGAAAGACACTATCATTACTGGAACGCTATTATTGAAAATTATCCATTACTTATAATACTTCAAGAAAGTAGCTCAGATAAAATTTACTGGCAGGAATACAATAATAAGTTCATTACAAAAACTACTAAAAATTGGAAGCTAGATATTCCTCTTGAAAATATTTTGAATGAAGAATCAAAAGGAATAATAGCAAATACATTATTCAATTTTCAAAATAATGAGCGACTAAATATTACTAATTTACCTTCTTTAAAAAAAAGTCACGATGAACTAACAATAAATTATAGTAAATCTCACGAAAAAGCAGACTCAATTCATATAAACATTTGTTATGGAAAGAATACTATAGAACTCAATTTATTTTATAAACCAAAAAAAAATGAATGGGATGAAGAAGAATCATTCTTGAACTGGGAATCCCAATATTATTATTCACTACTTGAATTTAAAAGATATATTCATTCCCGGTTTGAAAAAATGAACAAAAGTGCTAGGTCTTTTGATAAGTTAGTTACAGAAGTCAAGTCTATCGTTAATAATAATATTGAAAACGTTCAAGAATTTATCTTTGACTATAGAAATAGCGGTAATGATGTCCCTAATTATTCGGCCTTTTTAAAAGCATTTGAATTACATAGCAACCTTTCAAGAAAACAATATGAAGCACAAGCATTAGATCATATTATATACATTAAAACTAAAGAGGGAGCCTTTGAGATAAGTTGTTATCAAAGTCTAACTGAGTATTTAAAATACTATATTGAAAATAATAGTTATAATGAAATATATACAGAAACAGATGAGTATATTTGGTCTGAAATTTATGTAGATGCTGGTATAAAGAAATCTAAATTCATTCCAGTAATGCAAAACGAATTAGAAGAATATTGGAGATCTTTATATAAAAGAATTAAAGAAGAAATTGGAAGAACCAATCATTTAGATGAAAGTAAAGATAAATCTTGGAGAATGTTTAAGACATTTATTAATCTATATGATGAATCTGAAAGTATAATTGAATTAGCCTATGATTTTGACGAAATGGTCTTATATCCAATTGCTGTTATTTCAATGATGAAAATATTCAATGCTCATGTTTGTTATTTAGAATATTGTGAATTAGAATTTGACGCCGGGAAAGAATGGGAAAGTATTAGCCTTGATGATGAAGATTGTAATGCTCCAATTTTTCACATTAGATCATCTGTTATTTAA
- the porQ gene encoding type IX secretion system protein PorQ codes for MKKLFTTSFCLFALWASAQTGTKVYPFLNVPVSARQAVLGGDAVSVRDYDVNFAAINPALMNLDMDNRIGINYGSYIAGSHLGSINYVKDLTAGHFISVNARVLDFGKTPRTDEFGNVNGEFSAMDASLGVGYAYQFDDDFTIGANVNYLTSKIDNYTSSAISANAGVTYHNEQSKETVALVFRNFGYQIKSYNGIKEQLPFRADIGYTRILPEFPLAYTITYHDLQQFNISQSYDINGKEVGFGRKLMDHLSGGIELFPEQAFNIRMGYNVKRGNELAVLDQRNFSGLSFGFGIKISSFKFDYSHVRYHNADNVNQIGLMLDLVELSGNRR; via the coding sequence TTGAAGAAACTATTTACCACATCTTTCTGTTTATTCGCATTATGGGCTTCTGCACAAACTGGAACCAAGGTTTATCCTTTTCTCAATGTTCCCGTTTCTGCCAGACAAGCTGTTTTAGGTGGTGATGCGGTTTCTGTACGTGATTATGACGTGAATTTTGCAGCCATCAATCCTGCTTTGATGAATCTAGACATGGACAATAGAATCGGGATTAATTACGGTTCTTACATTGCGGGTTCTCATTTAGGAAGCATTAATTACGTGAAAGATTTAACGGCAGGACATTTCATTTCCGTCAATGCTAGAGTTTTGGACTTCGGAAAAACCCCCAGAACTGATGAATTCGGGAATGTAAATGGCGAATTTTCTGCAATGGATGCTTCACTTGGCGTAGGTTATGCCTATCAGTTTGATGATGATTTCACGATTGGTGCCAATGTGAATTACCTGACTTCTAAAATCGACAATTATACTTCTTCTGCCATTTCTGCCAATGCTGGAGTGACTTATCACAACGAACAATCCAAAGAAACGGTAGCTTTGGTTTTCAGAAATTTTGGTTATCAAATCAAATCTTACAACGGAATCAAAGAACAATTGCCTTTCCGAGCAGATATCGGTTACACCAGAATTTTGCCAGAATTTCCTTTGGCTTACACCATTACTTATCATGATTTGCAACAATTCAATATTTCTCAATCGTATGATATTAATGGAAAAGAAGTTGGTTTTGGTAGAAAATTGATGGACCATCTTTCTGGCGGAATCGAATTGTTTCCTGAACAAGCCTTCAACATTAGAATGGGTTATAATGTAAAACGCGGAAACGAACTTGCGGTTCTGGACCAAAGAAATTTCTCTGGATTGAGTTTTGGTTTTGGAATCAAAATCTCTTCTTTTAAGTTTGATTATTCCCATGTTCGTTATCACAACGCCGACAATGTGAACCAAATTGGCTTAATGCTGGATTTGGTAGAACTTTCTGGGAATAGACGTTGA